A stretch of DNA from Schistocerca americana isolate TAMUIC-IGC-003095 chromosome 3, iqSchAmer2.1, whole genome shotgun sequence:
gtacattgacaccgaggacaacaaacgaagaattaAAGGAGGAGAACTATCACAATGTGTGttagagttgcatttgcgtgaatgtGTTTCTGTGTGTCTGCCGTCTAATTCTGACAAATGTTCAAGAAAGTAACATATGTAGGTCTTCGTAGGTGATTTCAATTGCATAACACATTCTTTGTATTTCACCTTGACATAGCTGAAAACATTAATTGGGTTCCACATTACTGTAaaactctggaacctgcacaaagaaagatgctattagcaagcatatacaaaaaaatcacaaagaaagttAATTTGGTTTTATTTCCATTGTTAACACTAAGTGATACtgcaaaggcaactgctaattattatggaaattaaatgagttgcaaattcaagTGAGCAGTTACTGTGAATGAtcgtgtcagagaaactatcagtGGAAACAAATTTGCTTTACAACTTATGATTGCATTGTGCCTGGATTATCTTTTTATCAATGTACCATCAATCAGTGATATGTGCCTGCCATGTTGGCGTGCGCCTTCTGTAGCTGTGGCAGGGCATACATTTCTCTAGCCACCTGGTGAGTCATGAATTTGACAAAtttcactattaaaaaaaaaaaaaatacttgtggtATGTCTTGGCAGTTGAAATTTTGatattgtgtttctttcagtgtattcttccagtatacaaaatttcagggCAGGTTTTGACATGTTGGATTGGACAGTTCCCTTGTCAGTTGGCAGAAACTGGAACACACCTGGCAAACAATACATGTAACAGGTGACAgactatttattgtaaattaatgaTTGGCTTGTTATGTAAAAAAATACTTTCATGTAAACATTAGGTCAGTGCAATTTGTTCAAAGATTTTATAGTGACTAATTCCATTCCTGGACTGTAGTTCTGGAAGTTCTGCAAAATATCCTTCTATGGCTGCCACAAATTATATATTGGACATAAAATGTTTCACAGCCGTAAATTACTTTTCATTTGGGGATTAAGCTGAAGCTGGAAGGCTGCCAGATTTAGTGACTAGGGTGGATACCAAATTTTCCAGTGCCAAAGTACTTTTGTAGACTGGGTGCATTGTCCCAGTTAAATATGATTTGTTTGCACTTCAGACCTTTTAACAGGCCATTTCTCTCCAAATGATTTTCGTAAAATTCAATTACTGGTTCACTTTTTTTTTAGTAACCTACTAGAACAACTTCATTTGCATTTCAGAAAACATAGGGCATAACTGTTCCTGGTGACTGAATGTAACGACAACTTTTTTTGAGTTATAACCACTTTCTAATAGACAACTGCCATTTTATTTGGAGTGTAAATGGGTGGAACTGCATCTCTTTCACAAAAACAAATGTGTAACAGTTACCATCTGTATTCTGTAAAATGttatagcaatataaaaaaaatccaAACACTGCAGAGAAAATTTGCTTTTGATCTGACTTCTGGCTGTTTTTATTTTGATTGTGTTGTTTTTATGTCACGGTAGTTTCATAAGGCTTATTCTTTCATTCTCTGCTGTTCTTGAATCTAAACCCACAATATTCACAGATATACAAGCGAcgcaaaaattatttagtaatttgccaAAGATTTGATGTAATTGGAAATACTGCCACTAATGTCAGAGTACTGATTTCATTATACAACtgcttattcatttatttttttatgagcCTTTGAGTACCAAAGAGCTGCAAATACTGTGATTAGTGCTACAGACAGGATGTCTGTTTACTCACTGGCAATGTACACTACCAGAGTAACGTTGTGTGACAGGCTTATGGATTAACCTTTGTACAGCTGAGTTTCataaattattatatgtataaacgTGAATGTAGAAAATGATAGGGCTGGTAGACTGGGTCATAACAAGGGTATTTCACATGTCATTGAACAGCATCACAGGCCGCCAAGAAGCCGATTGCCAGATCCACATAGTTTTACTGCCATCCACAAGTCCCTACAAGAGACAGGTTCACTTGAGGTATTTTTCCACTGGAATATTATCGTAACGGCACAATGTGCATTCAAGGCCTACTTCAAAACCCGGTGTATTCATTTTGTGTTAACAGGTACAAAGGCCTGACACAGTCATCAATGCACTGTGCATAAATAAGGCTTGAAGAGAAGGCATCAGCACTGCTGCTGCCTCCTCACACCTTCAACAAGCTCACGGTGTGTTGCATGAGAAATGGGTGTAAGCAATTCCACAATTTGGCAGTGTGGCATGGTGATTTGCACCTCTACTGCCTTCAAAAGGTTCAAGCCATTAACCCAGACAATTTTCCAAGTTGAACTGAATTCTGTCAGTTGTTTTTGCAAAGGTGTGCTATTCAATTAGATCGTGTACTTTTTACAGATGCACAAAGCCACAATCAACAAATGCAGGCCCAGGAAAATCCGCACGCCATCTTTGTTCGTAGTCACCAAGATCGCTGCTGTCAACATTTGGGCCAGCTGGGTAGGTGATAATCTGGTCAGTCCGTACATGTCCCCTCGGCAACTGAACACAAATATGTAATATTTACACAAGAAATTCTATTAGAGTTGGTGGATCATGTTCCATTCAACGTGCAATAGCGAATGCAGTACCAAcacgatggtgcacctgcacacttTACATATACGGTGTGAATTCGTTTCAATGAAACCTTTGGTGAGaatgccagcccaaaacagcagggaacctccaccttgctgcacttgttggacagtgtgtctaaggcgttcagcctgaccgggttgcctccaaacaggtctccgacaattgtcttgttgaaggcatatgacacatcgttgaagagaacatgatgccaatctggAGCAGTCCatttggtatgttgttgggcccatctgcaccgcactgcaaggtgttgtgattgcaaagatggacctcaccatggacgtcaggattgaagttgtgcatcatgcagcctattgcgtacagtttgagtctaAACACagtgtcctgtggctgcaagaaaagcattatgcaGCATGGTGGggtagctgtcagggttcctccgagcagtaatctgtaggtagtggtcatccactgtaaTACttgaccttgggcggcctgagcgaggcatgtcatcaacagtttctgtctctctgtatctcctccatgttcgaccaacatcactttggttcactccgaaccGCTTGGACACTTCCTCTGTTGAGAGCcttctcctggcacaaagtaacaatgcagatgtgatcaaaccgcggtattgaccgtctaggcatgattgaactacagacaacacgagccgtgtatctccttcccggtagaatgactggaactgatcggctgtcggaccctcctccgtctaataggcgctcctcatgcatggttgcttacatctttgggcaggttgagtgatgtctctgaacagtcaaagggactctgtctgtgatacaatatccactttcaccgtttgtcttcaggagttctgggaaccggggtgatgcaaaacttgttttgatgtgtgcataAGGCAAAAGAGTGAAGGACTATTTATATAATGATGAGGTATTGTATATAAAAGGAATTGAGCTGTAATGCAAAACACTGGAAATTGTGCATTAACAAATTTTTACCCGTGTCACAGAAGTTAACTGATGTACAATATTAGTCTGTCGAATACATCAAATATAAAGCTTTTTTGAAACTCTTGCATTAACTATTCAGTTCTGTCTTGAATACACAATTGTATGCAATGGGAGTTGGAGGAGGggggaggatgatgatgatggttttgtTGTTAGCTTGCATTCAGTTTCTGATCTATTTTGGTTGTGTACTTGTGTGTATATGTAGCCATGccacatgaaaatgtaatcatattcaGCACAGTATCTTACATAATGTTAATTTGATTTTCAGACTGGGATTTATCTACATGTTTAGACAATGAGTGCAGAAGAAAAAATTTACTAAAGCCTGAAATATTAAATCAATGGATTGATCTACGTGCTACTTACAAGGTATTTAAGGAGCTCTCCTGCTTTATTACTATATGTTGTACAAAATTCAATacacgtaatgtctatgatttcagGCATTTTACAAGCGTCAGCCTAAGGGTTTGAATGGCGCAATGTCAGAAGTTGGGCTACAATTTAAAGGGCGCCAGCATTCTGGTATTTCTGATGCCCGGAATACTGCTGCACTTGTGCACCACTTGGTTAAAGATGGGGCAATCCTGAGTATTACAAAAGTTCTTCAAGCAACCCTGCATACTGTAAGGAATCAGTGAAATTCATGCAatgcattttttgaaaataaaaattttattctttataaaacTCTCTTTTTACAGAATTATAAGAGTGTCCTTACAGGCAGTGATGTACAAACAAAGTATTCCATACATGATTCAGTGACAAGGAAAGGAATGGTTCCACAACATCAGAGTGATACACCTGTTTCATCACGGCAGAGAAAAATATCAGATTATCAAGGAACAGTGGGGAAAATGGTGAAAGGTtctttgtggcacaacatgactttAGCTAAAGGAAATACAAATTCAAGGGACCAAGTCATATTAAAGAACTGTACCATGTTGGGGGAGCGTACTCCTCTTCAAGTTATAAATCGTCCTGCATCTGACAGAACACAATCTCCCAAGCAAAAACCGGGTGTAAGCAACAGGGCAACACCACCTTTATGTAACTGTGGCAGAAGAGCATTACGCAGGATAGTGTCAATGCTTGGACCCAATCAGGGCCGTtctttcttcatttgctctcacaGAAGAACACTTGGTACAACTCGAAAATCTGGTTGTGGTTATTTCAAATGGGTACAATGATTTTTGCTTGTGACAAATGTTCAGATATATTTTCCTTTGCATTATTTTTAAAAGGGTACAATATCTGTTGCCTTAGTTTTGGAAAGGCAATTAGAAAGTCAGGATTAAATCTTCTCACAGCTTAAGGCAAGTGTCCACTAATTAATAACTTCTGCAAGTGCTTGCTGAggtgtttacattagaacaaaaacttgTGCAATTTTACTACTGCAGCTTCAAGTTAATTTCAGGAacttgcggaagtgtttaaaaaacAGAGGAGCTGTCACCGTTGTTGTTAAAtaaaatcattacaacaagaaaattAAGAAAACGATCTAGAAACATTACTAAATGACAAAGTTTGACGAATTCACTCAGATCAAAAACTTGCAGGGAATGTTGTAACCCAGCTCGTGTCTATTGGAGGCAACAAAATATACAAAAACGGGATTAAAAATGTGGCAAGCTGTATCATCAGAGATGACCTTTTAATTACTCTTCAATTTTTGCAAGCAGTATTTATTGTAAGAGTATTGTAACTGTTATTAAATGTTACTGTGAACAATCGGCTAAAATTTAAAGACACCGGTACTCCCATTCTGGTGAAATAAAGTAAATGCCACTCATGGATTAGGCTTAGCTTGTGAGAGCTGATGCACACCTTTATTGTAATTCGCTTTAGACTGTTACAAAAGTGcattttttgttttggaattcaTAACAAAAACACTTGTGGCATACTACaataaaatgtgcaaaatattCTGTTTTAATTCAAAAGAAGTCACAACACCCCGTGTCATAAATAAAATCTGTGAGTCAGCACTTTGTCACTTTTTATGCTGGGAAAAGTGTAAGTAGTATCAATAGGAGAATTCATTTCAGGAAACTGAAATTACAAGGAGACAGAATGGATGGCCAGTACTGACAATACAAGCAGATACATTATTTGTAAGTTTACTTTCCTCCTTAGGTGGCTTCAAAGGTTAGGATTCATGTTTTTATCTGGTTTTAAATGAATGTATTGTCAGTGCTGGAAATTCATCTCCTGGAGGTAAGTACTGTCCTACCAATTCTGTTTCCTTGTAAGTATAGAAAAATGTACATatcatgcaaatactttaatagaaataataaaatatgaaTTTATTTAAAGCAGTGGTCAGTTAACATCTGTGTTCCATTTTCTTTCTTCAAAAGCTAATAATACATGTTCTAATTTGCCACATTGATGTTATTTATCG
This window harbors:
- the LOC124605154 gene encoding ERI1 exoribonuclease 2-like, producing the protein MNHELIKQLARKHGCLERVPIGSSASKAALQKPDQMFDYVIVIDFESTCWDNEDKFKYQPEVIEFPAVLLNTKSGAIEDEFQQYVMPTENPKLSRFCRTFTGIKQEQVDAGVPLATCLLLFSRWIKKITEEKSLIFHKKDSIHKSCTFVTWSDWDLSTCLDNECRRKNLLKPEILNQWIDLRATYKAFYKRQPKGLNGAMSEVGLQFKGRQHSGISDARNTAALVHHLVKDGAILSITKVLQATLHTNYKSVLTGSDVQTKYSIHDSVTRKGMVPQHQSDTPVSSRQRKISDYQGTVGKMVKGSLWHNMTLAKGNTNSRDQVILKNCTMLGERTPLQVINRPASDRTQSPKQKPGVSNRATPPLCNCGRRALRRIVSMLGPNQGRSFFICSHRRTLGTTRKSGCGYFKWVQ